The following coding sequences lie in one Streptomyces sp. NBC_00510 genomic window:
- a CDS encoding MarR family transcriptional regulator: MRGETLVDADSDELCLSFLVRQAWLNMRGAMDGALSGLGLSVAQYASLLVLADQPGITIADLARAVASTRQSANELLAGLADQGLVERRRHPTDGRSQQVFLTDAGRERLEKARPVVRERERELEAGFSDEERRLARQWLRRMTGDRAE; this comes from the coding sequence ATGCGAGGGGAGACCTTGGTGGACGCCGACAGCGATGAGCTCTGCCTGAGCTTCCTGGTCCGTCAGGCGTGGCTGAACATGCGCGGGGCCATGGACGGCGCGTTGTCGGGGCTCGGGCTGTCCGTCGCCCAGTACGCCTCCCTGCTCGTGCTGGCGGACCAGCCGGGCATCACCATCGCCGACCTGGCCCGTGCCGTCGCCAGCACCCGCCAGTCGGCCAACGAACTGCTCGCCGGGCTTGCGGACCAGGGTCTGGTGGAACGCCGGCGGCACCCCACGGACGGCCGCAGCCAGCAGGTCTTCCTGACCGACGCCGGGCGCGAGCGCCTGGAGAAGGCCCGGCCCGTGGTGCGTGAGCGCGAACGGGAGCTCGAGGCCGGGTTCAGCGACGAGGAACGCCGCCTGGCCCGGCAGTGGCTGCGGCGCATGACCGGTGACCGCGCGGAGTGA
- a CDS encoding MFS transporter, with the protein MSEDLRSGQGEPEVNPGLVLLLCSGATFMAFLDLSVVNIAFPKIIEKFPDTGMATLTWVVSGYAVMFAAVLTPAGRLADTVGRTKVFLWSLTGFTLASLACGAATGPEWLIVARFAQGALAAGMIPSALSLIMSSTPLEKLIKAIGTWSAVAGFSAVVGPAIGGVLVEQLSWRAVFYINVPIGVLLAVAGLRALPRHQPATGSRLPDIVGTAALALGIGLVVASLTEGDSWGWTSARTLGLLAGGLALGAFAVLRSRRHESPAIATDLWKSRKYAVVNGVSAVFGVSMFAWLLAGALFATGVWHWSIMEAAGAMSVGAVASMITSTAAGRVSKPATHRWLVVLGAAMFATCTALMGSDFLGAEPDFWGAWVPTGLLGGGGLGFAVTSLSSIAATALPPLQFAAGVGMNLTARQIGGALGTAMLAAIMAAHSAPGVEAFHDLYRVCTAVTVVAALAALGLTDRAPAAAPRQEAGTPAPAEVPGS; encoded by the coding sequence ATGTCCGAAGACTTAAGGAGTGGGCAGGGAGAGCCCGAGGTCAATCCGGGCCTGGTGCTGCTCCTCTGCTCGGGCGCGACCTTCATGGCGTTCCTCGACCTGTCCGTCGTGAACATCGCGTTCCCCAAGATCATCGAGAAGTTCCCGGACACCGGGATGGCCACGCTGACCTGGGTGGTCAGCGGTTACGCGGTGATGTTCGCCGCCGTACTGACGCCGGCGGGACGGCTGGCCGACACCGTCGGGCGCACCAAGGTCTTCCTCTGGTCGCTGACCGGCTTCACGCTCGCCTCACTGGCCTGCGGCGCGGCCACGGGCCCGGAGTGGCTGATCGTGGCGCGGTTCGCGCAGGGCGCGCTGGCGGCGGGGATGATCCCCTCGGCGCTCAGCCTGATCATGTCCTCGACCCCGCTGGAGAAGCTGATCAAGGCGATCGGCACGTGGTCGGCGGTGGCGGGCTTCTCCGCGGTGGTCGGCCCGGCCATCGGCGGCGTGCTCGTGGAGCAGCTCAGCTGGCGCGCGGTCTTCTACATCAACGTGCCCATCGGCGTCCTGCTGGCCGTCGCCGGGCTGAGGGCGCTCCCCCGCCACCAGCCCGCGACGGGCAGCAGGCTTCCCGACATCGTGGGCACCGCGGCGCTCGCGCTCGGCATCGGACTGGTCGTGGCCTCGCTCACCGAGGGCGACTCATGGGGATGGACGAGCGCCCGCACCCTCGGCCTGCTCGCCGGCGGACTGGCCCTGGGCGCGTTCGCGGTGCTGAGGTCGCGGCGGCACGAGTCCCCGGCCATCGCCACCGATCTGTGGAAGAGCCGGAAGTACGCGGTGGTCAACGGCGTCTCCGCGGTCTTCGGCGTGTCGATGTTCGCCTGGCTGCTGGCGGGCGCGCTGTTCGCCACCGGGGTGTGGCACTGGAGCATCATGGAGGCCGCCGGGGCGATGAGCGTCGGCGCGGTCGCCTCCATGATCACCTCGACCGCCGCCGGCCGGGTCTCCAAACCGGCGACGCACCGCTGGCTGGTGGTCCTCGGCGCGGCGATGTTCGCCACGTGCACCGCGCTGATGGGCAGTGACTTCCTGGGCGCCGAGCCCGACTTCTGGGGAGCCTGGGTCCCGACCGGACTCCTGGGCGGTGGCGGCCTCGGCTTCGCCGTCACCTCGCTGTCGTCCATCGCGGCGACCGCGCTCCCGCCGCTGCAGTTCGCGGCCGGCGTGGGCATGAACCTCACCGCGCGCCAGATCGGCGGCGCCCTGGGGACGGCGATGCTGGCCGCCATCATGGCCGCGCACTCGGCGCCGGGCGTCGAAGCCTTCCACGACCTGTACCGGGTGTGCACGGCCGTCACCGTCGTGGCGGCGCTCGCCGCCCTGGGGCTCACCGACCGGGCTCCCGCGGCCGCCCCGCGGCAGGAGGCGGGCACGCCGGCACCGGCGGAGGTCCCCGGCTCCTGA
- a CDS encoding SGNH/GDSL hydrolase family protein: MSAAVTPTKERADRHCLAKDAAAELLRPAPWQRFAVMGDSFAQGVGGPCPGFADVPWPERVAGALRATRPGLEYLNTGETGLRTGQVRETQLERVLAFRPDLVNVASGGNDLFVPEPDLAAVEADLDAIYRALHEQKAHIFAFTVADIFDAFPELAEFRTRIAALNERIRAVAGRYDATVVEMERHPVRNEPTLMSGDGIHFSMHGHAVLASEIIRNLAQDIA; this comes from the coding sequence GTGAGCGCCGCCGTGACCCCGACGAAGGAACGCGCCGACCGGCACTGCCTGGCGAAGGACGCGGCGGCGGAGCTGCTGCGCCCCGCACCCTGGCAGCGGTTCGCCGTGATGGGCGACAGCTTCGCCCAGGGCGTGGGCGGCCCGTGCCCCGGCTTCGCCGACGTGCCCTGGCCCGAGCGGGTCGCGGGCGCCCTGCGGGCCACCCGGCCCGGCCTGGAGTACCTCAACACCGGCGAGACGGGGCTGCGCACCGGCCAGGTGCGCGAGACCCAGCTGGAGCGGGTGCTGGCGTTCCGCCCCGACCTGGTGAACGTGGCCTCCGGCGGCAACGACCTCTTCGTGCCGGAGCCCGACCTGGCAGCGGTCGAGGCCGACCTCGACGCCATCTACCGGGCGCTGCACGAGCAGAAGGCGCACATCTTCGCGTTCACGGTCGCCGACATCTTCGACGCCTTCCCCGAACTGGCCGAGTTCCGCACCAGGATCGCCGCGCTGAACGAGCGGATCAGGGCGGTGGCCGGCCGCTACGACGCCACCGTCGTGGAGATGGAGCGGCATCCGGTCCGGAACGAGCCCACGCTGATGAGCGGGGACGGGATCCACTTCTCGATGCACGGGCATGCGGTGCTCGCGTCCGAGATCATCCGCAACCTCGCGCAGGACATCGCGTGA
- a CDS encoding AMP-binding protein has protein sequence MHTVLDWLDHAADDRGIHFSDSGTGWSFVSYTTLAGEAHQVASLLHAHGAQPGDVVSLLVSEVRDFAPAFLGTMLAGLTPAPIASPLTFQGNDRYTEHVTDILKVAEPALILSDASLSEIAEKSSTQLDGGSAVLLEGSAELSIEDSARRAPADLGLLQFTSGSSGTPKGVRVSQDNLAANVRSIHEWLGITAADSCSSWLPLYHDMGLIGTFLGSLTAQIDLWLMSPLDFVRDPLRWLEAHGRHGATVTTAPNFGYGYTAKRVRPQDLEGMDFSRWRVAMNGAERIDPRAAAAFGALLAPHGFRTTAFAPCYGLAEATLAVSGVTPGTRARTVRLEGGLHTGRPVVPTGRGRLGTAHPDGGANWLTSCGPAVPGAAVDIVDEDGAPLPEGHFGEIRVRGASVASGYRSSVPDASSNFTDGGLRTGDSGFLLDGELFVVGRVGDSIKVRGRKVHAEDLETALTVIDGIPSGRCAVALGTTGEAHHVVAVVESGEAGWLDGALAVVRAATDDTVRVTVVRTARGGIPRTSSGKPRRRLLWRRFQDGEAIGEVVHGTAPATPVTG, from the coding sequence ATGCACACCGTTCTTGACTGGCTCGACCATGCCGCCGACGATCGGGGAATCCATTTCTCGGATTCCGGGACCGGCTGGTCGTTCGTCTCCTACACCACACTGGCCGGCGAGGCGCACCAAGTGGCCTCCTTACTCCACGCCCACGGCGCACAGCCCGGCGACGTTGTGTCTCTACTGGTCAGCGAGGTGCGCGACTTCGCACCCGCCTTCCTGGGCACCATGCTCGCCGGCCTCACACCGGCACCGATCGCCTCGCCCCTCACCTTCCAGGGAAACGATCGTTACACCGAGCACGTCACGGACATCCTGAAGGTCGCGGAACCGGCCCTGATACTGTCCGACGCGTCCCTCTCGGAAATAGCCGAGAAAAGCTCAACGCAGCTGGACGGCGGCTCCGCGGTACTCCTCGAGGGGTCGGCGGAATTATCGATCGAGGATTCCGCGCGACGCGCACCGGCGGACCTCGGACTCCTGCAGTTCACCTCGGGATCCAGCGGCACCCCGAAGGGGGTCCGGGTGTCCCAGGACAATCTGGCGGCGAACGTCCGGAGCATTCACGAGTGGCTGGGGATAACCGCCGCCGACTCCTGCTCCTCCTGGCTCCCGCTCTACCACGACATGGGACTCATCGGAACGTTCCTCGGTTCGCTCACGGCCCAGATCGACCTGTGGCTCATGTCGCCCCTGGACTTCGTGCGGGACCCGCTGCGCTGGCTGGAGGCGCACGGCCGGCACGGCGCGACCGTGACCACCGCCCCCAACTTCGGGTACGGCTACACCGCCAAACGCGTCCGTCCGCAGGACCTGGAGGGAATGGACTTCTCCCGCTGGCGGGTCGCCATGAACGGAGCGGAGCGCATCGATCCCCGGGCCGCCGCCGCGTTCGGCGCACTGCTGGCCCCCCACGGCTTCCGCACCACGGCCTTCGCCCCCTGCTACGGACTCGCCGAGGCCACCCTGGCCGTCTCGGGCGTCACGCCGGGCACCAGGGCACGCACCGTACGGCTGGAAGGCGGACTGCACACCGGCCGGCCGGTCGTGCCCACCGGCCGGGGACGGCTCGGGACCGCCCACCCGGACGGCGGGGCGAACTGGCTGACGTCCTGCGGCCCGGCGGTGCCGGGCGCCGCCGTGGACATCGTCGACGAGGACGGCGCGCCGCTCCCCGAGGGGCACTTCGGCGAGATCCGCGTCCGGGGGGCATCCGTGGCGAGCGGCTACCGCTCCTCCGTACCGGACGCCTCGTCGAACTTCACGGACGGCGGCCTGCGCACCGGCGACTCCGGATTCCTGCTGGACGGCGAACTGTTCGTGGTCGGCCGGGTCGGCGACAGCATCAAGGTCCGCGGCCGGAAGGTGCACGCGGAGGACCTCGAGACCGCGCTCACCGTGATCGACGGCATCCCGTCCGGGCGGTGCGCCGTCGCCCTCGGCACGACCGGTGAGGCCCACCACGTGGTGGCCGTCGTCGAATCGGGGGAGGCCGGCTGGCTCGACGGCGCGCTCGCCGTGGTCCGCGCCGCCACCGACGACACCGTCAGGGTCACCGTGGTCCGCACCGCGCGGGGCGGCATCCCCCGCACCTCCAGCGGCAAGCCGCGCCGGCGCCTGCTCTGGCGCCGCTTCCAGGACGGGGAGGCCATCGGGGAGGTCGTGCACGGCACGGCTCCCGCCACCCCCGTCACCGGCTGA
- a CDS encoding acyl-CoA/acyl-ACP dehydrogenase, with the protein MTAMTAAVSTGIVTNAPTLSDAAALSAAAMPSLFTLPPEVERLRDEVREFARTVVKPRVLDNDLAPHDDFDWEIVRKGHELGLLRMTLPREFGGRGVGVLGVAVALEELAAVCASTALIFGASLLGQSSVLASGDPGLQARFIPGFLGAEPVLACNAITEEVAGCDLLIPENSPHAQEVTTARREGDSYVLNGIKRFITNGKVAQWCTVFANLEGHPGADGLTTFVVPLDSEGVTRGPVADKMGYRACLGTTLVFEDVRVPAANVVHGEGNGWNFLTMQSNQARTTVAAISTGVARGAFEIAKQWCGERVQAGVPLYRHQFSARKLADMSVKIDAARLLYLQAAHQADNMLPAPTYGPAAAKLYADRIAIEVAEEAMSMLGARGYCREYDVEKFVRESFGARIYEGTPEVLALAVTGALYGHRA; encoded by the coding sequence ATGACCGCCATGACCGCCGCCGTCAGCACCGGCATCGTGACCAACGCGCCGACCCTGTCCGACGCGGCCGCCCTCAGTGCGGCCGCCATGCCCTCCCTGTTCACGCTGCCGCCCGAGGTGGAGCGGCTGCGCGACGAGGTCCGCGAGTTCGCGCGCACCGTCGTCAAGCCCCGGGTGCTCGACAACGACCTCGCGCCGCACGACGACTTCGACTGGGAGATCGTCCGCAAGGGCCACGAACTGGGGCTGCTGCGGATGACCCTGCCCCGGGAGTTCGGCGGCCGCGGCGTGGGGGTGCTCGGGGTCGCCGTCGCCCTGGAGGAGCTGGCCGCCGTCTGCGCCAGCACCGCGTTGATCTTCGGCGCGTCGCTGCTCGGCCAGAGCAGCGTGCTCGCCTCCGGCGACCCCGGCCTCCAGGCCCGGTTCATCCCCGGGTTCCTCGGCGCCGAGCCGGTGCTCGCCTGCAACGCCATCACCGAGGAGGTGGCCGGCTGCGACCTGCTCATCCCGGAGAACTCCCCGCACGCGCAGGAGGTGACGACCGCCCGCCGGGAGGGCGACAGCTACGTCCTCAACGGCATCAAGCGGTTCATCACCAACGGCAAGGTCGCGCAGTGGTGCACCGTCTTCGCCAACCTCGAGGGACATCCCGGGGCGGACGGCCTGACCACCTTCGTCGTCCCGCTGGACAGCGAGGGCGTGACCCGCGGCCCGGTCGCGGACAAGATGGGCTACCGCGCCTGCCTCGGCACCACCCTGGTCTTCGAGGACGTCCGTGTGCCCGCCGCGAACGTGGTGCACGGCGAGGGCAACGGCTGGAACTTCCTCACCATGCAGTCCAACCAGGCCCGCACCACCGTCGCCGCGATCTCCACCGGTGTCGCCCGGGGCGCGTTCGAGATCGCCAAGCAGTGGTGCGGCGAGCGCGTCCAGGCCGGGGTGCCGCTGTACCGCCACCAGTTCAGCGCGCGGAAGCTCGCCGACATGTCCGTGAAGATCGACGCCGCCCGGCTGCTCTACCTCCAGGCCGCCCACCAGGCCGACAACATGCTGCCCGCCCCCACCTACGGCCCGGCCGCCGCCAAGCTCTACGCGGACCGGATCGCCATCGAGGTGGCCGAGGAGGCCATGTCGATGCTCGGCGCCCGCGGCTACTGCCGGGAGTACGACGTCGAGAAGTTCGTCCGCGAGTCCTTCGGGGCCCGCATCTACGAGGGCACCCCCGAGGTCCTCGCGCTGGCCGTCACGGGCGCGCTCTACGGCCACCGCGCCTGA
- a CDS encoding GMC family oxidoreductase N-terminal domain-containing protein, whose product MTGPAASVAGADYVVVGAGSAGCVLAARLSEDPSVRVVLVEAGGPDRKAEISIPAAFPKLFGTEYDWAFSTAPQRALGGREVFWPRGRTLGGSSSLNAQIWTRGHRADYDGWAAAGLTGWGFTEVEPYFRRAEATLGVRHLRDPNPTTADFLAACAKAGVPPMGDTEWTAPEGCGPIRVTQRNGRRWSTADAYLRPALGRDNLTVLTAGHARRVVLDGTRATGVEVATPDGIRTVAAAREVILAAGAVGSPHLLMLSGVGDPEQLRAHGVPVAVELPAVGRGLSDHLFAPLALAAREPVSPGIGDQGEDVMQYFRHRTGKLSSNLAEAVVWLRTDERRAAPDVELLWMPVPFLDHGRGDPGHGVTLSVVLLQPESRGRITLRSADPAAAPLIDPGYLTDPGGADLATLTAGVRRAQDILRREPLAPWLGEPLVAGVLDDSADAVAALVRRHAETLYHPVGTCRMGADEASVVDPLFCVRGTAGLRVVDASALPVVPRAHTHAPTVMLAERAADLLRTA is encoded by the coding sequence GTGACCGGGCCCGCCGCCTCGGTCGCCGGCGCCGACTACGTCGTGGTCGGCGCCGGCTCGGCCGGCTGCGTCCTCGCCGCGCGGCTCAGCGAGGACCCCTCGGTACGGGTCGTCCTCGTCGAGGCGGGCGGACCCGACCGCAAGGCCGAGATCAGCATCCCGGCCGCGTTCCCCAAGCTGTTCGGCACGGAGTACGACTGGGCCTTCTCCACCGCCCCCCAGCGCGCCCTGGGCGGCCGTGAGGTCTTCTGGCCGCGGGGCAGGACCCTGGGCGGTTCCTCCTCGCTCAACGCCCAGATCTGGACGCGCGGTCACCGCGCGGACTACGACGGCTGGGCTGCCGCCGGCCTCACCGGCTGGGGCTTCACCGAGGTGGAGCCGTACTTCCGGCGGGCCGAGGCGACCCTGGGCGTCCGGCACCTGCGCGATCCCAACCCGACCACCGCCGACTTCCTCGCCGCCTGTGCCAAGGCGGGCGTCCCCCCGATGGGCGACACCGAGTGGACGGCTCCCGAGGGCTGCGGACCGATCCGCGTCACCCAGCGCAACGGCCGCCGCTGGAGCACCGCCGACGCCTATCTACGCCCGGCCCTCGGCCGGGACAACCTGACCGTCCTCACCGCGGGGCACGCCCGGCGGGTCGTGCTCGACGGGACCCGCGCGACCGGCGTCGAGGTCGCCACGCCGGACGGCATACGGACGGTGGCGGCGGCCCGCGAGGTGATCCTCGCCGCGGGCGCCGTGGGCAGCCCGCACCTGCTCATGCTGTCCGGCGTCGGCGACCCGGAACAGCTGCGCGCGCACGGCGTCCCGGTCGCCGTGGAACTGCCGGCGGTGGGCCGGGGGCTGAGCGACCACCTCTTCGCGCCGCTCGCGCTGGCCGCCCGCGAACCGGTCTCGCCGGGCATCGGCGACCAGGGCGAGGACGTGATGCAGTACTTCCGCCACCGCACCGGGAAGCTGAGCTCCAACCTCGCCGAGGCCGTGGTCTGGCTGCGCACCGACGAGCGTCGGGCGGCCCCGGACGTCGAACTGCTTTGGATGCCGGTGCCGTTCCTCGACCACGGGCGCGGCGACCCCGGGCACGGGGTGACGCTCAGCGTCGTCCTGCTGCAGCCCGAGAGCCGCGGCCGGATCACGCTGCGGTCCGCCGACCCGGCCGCGGCACCCCTGATCGACCCCGGCTACCTGACCGACCCGGGCGGGGCCGACCTGGCCACGCTGACCGCGGGCGTCCGCCGGGCCCAGGACATCCTCCGCCGGGAACCGCTGGCGCCGTGGCTCGGGGAGCCGCTGGTCGCCGGGGTCCTGGACGATTCCGCCGACGCCGTGGCCGCCCTCGTGCGACGCCACGCGGAGACGCTCTACCACCCCGTGGGCACCTGCCGCATGGGGGCGGACGAGGCGTCGGTCGTGGATCCCCTGTTCTGCGTGCGGGGGACCGCGGGACTGCGCGTCGTCGATGCCAGCGCACTTCCTGTCGTCCCCCGCGCGCACACCCACGCGCCGACCGTGATGCTCGCCGAGCGCGCGGCCGACCTGCTGCGCACCGCCTGA
- a CDS encoding ribonucleotide-diphosphate reductase subunit beta, protein MTTAATTDTGPGQGYVPDITAETGTDEHGPGQDRQGRLATSADLYRRWERQQWSVAEVRPARDVERWNALTPFMRQQMLGALAELEVGEVAVTHTLGTLIDSPPTEDDRIYLCTQLADEARHVRFFQTYLEDACGIDLDAAEGGDLEAAADYAKVFAPELTRVTSEVRRSGDTESWYRALVYYHLITEGVLAATALRTTRFLARRLRLAALEEGLTNVTRDESRHVSFGLRAAEDGVARGFGRVVEDAHFEAIGMAAWVLIGPARHNPSPAIPAALASRAAQLQGAVDIGEERLVKQLRLIGLPELADRAQRAWREEIGKALSAYEERWSAPHPIRAAAARAAAR, encoded by the coding sequence ATGACGACTGCCGCCACCACGGACACCGGACCCGGCCAGGGCTACGTCCCCGACATCACCGCGGAAACCGGCACCGACGAGCACGGACCCGGCCAGGACCGGCAGGGCCGGCTCGCCACCTCCGCCGACCTCTACCGCCGCTGGGAACGGCAGCAGTGGAGCGTCGCCGAGGTCAGGCCGGCCCGTGACGTGGAGCGCTGGAACGCCCTCACCCCGTTCATGCGGCAGCAGATGCTGGGCGCGCTGGCCGAACTGGAGGTCGGCGAGGTCGCGGTGACCCACACCCTCGGCACGCTGATCGACAGCCCGCCGACCGAGGACGACCGCATCTACCTGTGCACCCAGCTCGCCGACGAGGCCCGCCACGTGCGGTTCTTCCAGACCTACCTGGAGGACGCCTGCGGTATCGACCTCGACGCCGCGGAGGGCGGCGACCTGGAGGCGGCGGCCGACTACGCCAAGGTCTTCGCCCCCGAGCTCACCAGGGTCACCTCGGAGGTCCGGCGCAGCGGCGACACCGAGTCCTGGTACCGCGCCCTGGTCTACTACCACCTGATCACCGAGGGCGTACTGGCCGCCACCGCGCTGCGCACCACCCGCTTCCTCGCCCGGCGGCTGCGGCTGGCCGCCCTGGAGGAGGGGCTCACCAACGTCACGCGGGACGAGTCCCGGCACGTCTCGTTCGGGCTGCGGGCCGCCGAGGACGGCGTGGCGCGCGGTTTCGGCCGGGTGGTCGAGGACGCCCACTTCGAGGCGATCGGGATGGCGGCCTGGGTGCTCATCGGCCCCGCCCGGCACAACCCCTCGCCCGCCATCCCCGCCGCGCTCGCCAGCCGGGCCGCGCAGTTGCAGGGTGCCGTCGACATCGGCGAGGAGCGGCTGGTCAAGCAGCTGCGCCTGATCGGCCTGCCCGAACTGGCCGACCGCGCCCAGCGGGCCTGGCGCGAGGAGATCGGCAAGGCGCTGTCCGCCTACGAGGAGCGGTGGTCGGCGCCGCACCCGATCCGTGCCGCCGCGGCCCGCGCCGCCGCCCGGTGA
- a CDS encoding ferredoxin, with the protein MSVPAIPDRSPAPRSGAGDVLPDVRTVGLPRITAGFDEVERLDRVTHLNVHGSMPSMTEGELLDLAELMGLRGRGGAGFPFYKKLKAVGEAARRRGSPTAVMVNGCEGEPACRKDAVILRRAPHLMLDGALLCAEILGARELVISVTRDTNEQSVRDALAERGLGTKRGRQLRARIVRMPERFVSGESSGIISAANGGLPLPPGKKVSASESGLGGMPTLFSNTETFTQLAIGARMGAIRFGSAGAPGEPGTAMLTVSGSVPRQTVVETPTGVPMSYILQMCGGNPGQGVLVGGYHGNWIDPSVASMVTIARESLEAHKATLGAGALLPLDPGLCPLGESLRVAQWLAAETAGQCGPCRLGLPRMAGLLQDVLNGGGQAALEQLRQTAVAVKGRGVCKHPDGSMRFVMSTINAFTDDLAAHVLGGGCGRPTVGVLPLLKSDPPAPRGGAPAGAAAQTSNKRLNVDWTLCKGHGLCAGVLPEIVRLDRDGYPDIAGTPVPPHLDAAAQRAVARCPALALRMEEGGRR; encoded by the coding sequence ATGAGCGTTCCCGCCATACCGGACCGGTCACCCGCCCCTCGCTCGGGGGCGGGTGATGTGCTCCCCGACGTGCGCACCGTCGGGCTGCCCCGGATCACCGCGGGGTTCGACGAGGTGGAGCGCCTGGACCGGGTGACCCACCTCAATGTGCACGGCTCCATGCCGAGCATGACCGAGGGCGAACTGCTCGACCTCGCCGAGCTGATGGGCCTGCGCGGCCGCGGCGGGGCGGGCTTCCCCTTCTACAAGAAGCTCAAGGCCGTCGGTGAGGCCGCGCGCCGGCGCGGCTCGCCGACCGCGGTGATGGTCAACGGCTGCGAGGGCGAACCGGCCTGCCGCAAGGACGCCGTCATCCTGCGCCGCGCCCCGCACCTCATGCTGGACGGGGCCCTGCTGTGCGCCGAGATCCTCGGCGCACGCGAACTCGTCATCAGCGTCACGCGCGACACCAACGAACAGTCCGTGCGCGACGCCCTGGCCGAGCGCGGCCTGGGCACCAAGCGGGGCCGCCAGCTGAGGGCCCGGATCGTGCGCATGCCGGAGCGCTTCGTGTCGGGCGAGTCCTCGGGCATCATCTCGGCGGCCAACGGCGGCCTCCCCCTGCCGCCCGGCAAGAAGGTGAGCGCGAGCGAGTCCGGCCTCGGCGGCATGCCGACGCTCTTCTCCAACACCGAGACCTTCACCCAACTGGCCATCGGCGCCCGCATGGGGGCGATCCGCTTCGGCTCCGCGGGCGCCCCGGGCGAGCCCGGTACGGCCATGCTGACCGTGTCCGGCTCGGTGCCCCGGCAGACGGTCGTGGAGACCCCGACGGGTGTGCCGATGTCGTACATCCTGCAGATGTGCGGCGGGAATCCGGGGCAGGGCGTGCTCGTCGGCGGCTACCACGGCAACTGGATCGACCCCAGCGTCGCCTCGATGGTGACCATCGCCCGCGAGAGCCTGGAGGCCCACAAGGCCACCCTGGGCGCGGGCGCCCTGCTCCCGCTGGACCCGGGCCTGTGCCCGCTGGGCGAGTCGCTGCGGGTCGCGCAGTGGCTGGCCGCCGAGACGGCCGGGCAGTGCGGGCCGTGCCGCCTCGGGCTGCCCCGTATGGCCGGACTGCTGCAGGACGTGCTCAACGGCGGCGGGCAGGCCGCGCTGGAGCAACTGCGGCAGACCGCGGTCGCGGTGAAGGGGCGCGGGGTGTGCAAGCACCCCGACGGCTCGATGCGCTTCGTGATGTCCACCATCAACGCCTTCACCGACGACCTCGCCGCCCACGTCCTCGGCGGCGGCTGCGGCCGCCCCACCGTGGGCGTGCTGCCGCTGCTGAAGTCCGACCCGCCGGCGCCGCGCGGCGGCGCCCCCGCCGGCGCGGCCGCGCAGACCAGCAACAAGCGGCTGAACGTCGACTGGACGCTGTGCAAGGGCCACGGCCTGTGCGCCGGCGTCCTCCCGGAGATCGTACGGCTGGACCGGGACGGCTACCCCGACATCGCCGGCACGCCCGTCCCGCCGCACCTGGACGCGGCCGCGCAGCGTGCGGTGGCCCGCTGCCCCGCACTGGCGCTGCGCATGGAGGAGGGCGGCCGCCGCTGA
- a CDS encoding acyl carrier protein codes for MSNESTRAKVREIVGEMSPSGKRDVAPADLLVEDLGYDSLAVIELSLQIESAFGLRSMSQGTVPDITTVQDVEELVVQALATPIDAA; via the coding sequence ATGTCCAACGAGTCCACGCGCGCCAAGGTCCGCGAGATCGTCGGCGAGATGAGCCCGAGCGGCAAGCGGGACGTCGCCCCCGCGGACCTCCTGGTGGAGGACCTCGGCTACGACTCCCTCGCCGTGATCGAGCTGTCGCTGCAGATCGAGTCCGCCTTCGGTCTCAGGTCCATGAGCCAGGGGACGGTGCCCGACATCACCACCGTCCAGGACGTCGAGGAGCTGGTCGTGCAGGCCCTCGCCACCCCCATCGACGCCGCGTGA